In the genome of Elusimicrobiales bacterium, the window GACGTCTATGCCCAGGCGCATGTGGACTTCCACCGTCTCGTCAAACTTGGCGGTGGCGTTTTTCTTTACTATTTCCGCGGCCTCTGCCACGATGTAGGTTTTAGCCGCGTCGTAATTTTTGGCCGCGGCGGCCAGTCTTTTTCCCATTGCGTTCTCCTTGAGGTTTTTGGCGGGGAAAAATCCCCTCCCTCAGTAAAATTTTTCCGCTATTCCGTGTCAACGCCCATGCTGCGGGCGGTGCCGCGCACCATCTGCAAGGCCTGCGCGACGTCTTTGGTGTTAAGGTCGGGCATCTTGGCCCTGGCGATTTCCTCCATCTGCTTCACCGAGAGCTTGCCCACCTTCGTCTTGTTGGGCGCGCCGGAGCCTTTGGCCAGCCCCGCGGTTTTTTTAATCAGCGCGGAAATGGGCGGCATCTTGGTGACGAAGGTGAAAGTCCTGTCGTCAAAAACCGTGATGACCACCGGGATTGTCATCCCCGCCTCCATCTTCTGCGTGCGGGAGTTGAACTGCTTGCAGAAATCCATGATGTTGACGCCGTGCTGGCCCAGCGCCGGGCCCACGGGCGGGGCGGGGGTGGCCCCGCCGGCGGGAATTTGCAGCTTGATAAGGGTTTTTACCTGTTTTACTTTTGCCATGGCTGTCTCCTATACTTTCTCCACCTGCAGGAAATCCAATTCCACAGGGGTGGGCCGGTCAAAAACCGTAACCATCACCTTGAGTTTGGACTTGGTCTCGTTCACCTCGTCTATGATGCCGAGGAAGTGCTTGAAGGGGCCTTCTATGATGCGCACGCTCTCGCCCTTGTCGAACTGCACGGCGGGGCGCGGCTTGTTCTGGGCCGATGCGGAGGTAAGTTCCACGATGGCCTTTACTTCCTCCTCCGGCAGGGAGACGGGCTTGGGGTCGCCCAGAAATCCGGTAACGCCGGTGGTGTTCCTTATGAACCAGTAGGTTTCGCTGGTAAGCGCCATTTCCACCAGTATGTAGCCGGGGAAGAATTTGCGCTTGCGGAAATGCTTTTTGTTCTGCTTTACTTCCACCACTTCTTCGGTGGGGATGAGTATCTGGAAAACCCTGTCGGTAAAGCCCTGCGTCTGGGCGTTCTGGGTGATGAGCCTCTGTATCTTGTCCTCGTACCCGGTTTGGGTATGGACTACGTACCAGCCTTTTTCTTCCATATTATCAGCGTCCTCCGAGCACAACGCCCAGCAGTTTGGAAAGTCCGAAGTCTATGGCGCTCACATAAAGCGCCACTAGTATAACCACCATGAAAACGAAAATGGTTGACTGCACCACCTGGCTCCGCGGCATCCAAGTGGCCTTGGAAAGCTCGGAATACGCCTCTTTTAGAAACTGCGCCGCCTTGTCCATAAGCCAATTTCCTCCGGTCCGCGGCGGGCAACGCCCGCCTTCGTCCCGACAGCCCGCGCCTGAAATTTATGGCGGGAGCGGAAGGACTTGAACCTTCAGTCCCGGTTTTGGAGACCGGTGGTTTACCAGTTAACCGACGCTCCCTTCAGAAACCCCGCGCGCAAAGCCGCCCCAGGCGCGCCCC includes:
- the secE gene encoding preprotein translocase subunit SecE, encoding MDKAAQFLKEAYSELSKATWMPRSQVVQSTIFVFMVVILVALYVSAIDFGLSKLLGVVLGGR
- the nusG gene encoding transcription termination/antitermination protein NusG, which encodes MEEKGWYVVHTQTGYEDKIQRLITQNAQTQGFTDRVFQILIPTEEVVEVKQNKKHFRKRKFFPGYILVEMALTSETYWFIRNTTGVTGFLGDPKPVSLPEEEVKAIVELTSASAQNKPRPAVQFDKGESVRIIEGPFKHFLGIIDEVNETKSKLKVMVTVFDRPTPVELDFLQVEKV
- the rplK gene encoding 50S ribosomal protein L11, translating into MAKVKQVKTLIKLQIPAGGATPAPPVGPALGQHGVNIMDFCKQFNSRTQKMEAGMTIPVVITVFDDRTFTFVTKMPPISALIKKTAGLAKGSGAPNKTKVGKLSVKQMEEIARAKMPDLNTKDVAQALQMVRGTARSMGVDTE